The nucleotide window TTCCCTGGTATGACCCATTTGCATCTGTCATTCAATAACCTGAGTGGTGGTTTGCCACCAAGCTTTTCGGGTCTTGGGCTTCAATCTCTCTGGTTAAACGGGCAACAGGATTCTAGTGGTAGTCGAAGCTTAAATGGGACAATCGAGGTTTTACAAAATATGACTCAGCTGGTGCAAATATGGTTGAATATGAATGATTTAACAGGCCCTATACCAGATTTGTCCAAATTGACTAGTTTAGTGGATCTTAATTTGAGAGACAATAGCCTAACCGGTCCGGTCCCTGTTTCTCTAACAACCTTGTCTATGCTTAAGACCGTCAATTTGACTAATAATAATCTTCAAGGACCTACTCCTAAGTTTCCCGATTCAGTAGCTGTCGATATGTTACCTAATCTTAACAGCTTTTGTTTGCCAAATCCTGGTGTGGACTGTGATAGCCGTGTTAATACTCTGATATCGGTAATGGAACCATTTGGCTACCCTTTACAAATTGCCCGAGAGTGGAAAGGCAATGATCCATGTTCAAGTTGGTTGGGGATAACTTGTTCTAACAAGAACATTACAACTATAAATCTGCAGAGTCGGGGTCTTAGTGGTACCCTTTCGCCCAAGTTCGCTGCTCTTACATCTGTTCAGACGTTGATACTGTCGCATAACAAAATCACGGGTTCCATACCCGAAGAACTCACGAAAATGCCTAACCTTAAGACACTTGATGTTTCTTTTAATAACCTATATGGCAACGTCCCGGATTTCTCGCACACTAGAGTAAATGCTAATGGGAATGTTGATATTGGCAAAGACCGTCCTAGCACATCCAGAGGTGGCCGTTCAGGTGCACCTGGTGCACCTGGAACGACCAATGGAAAAGGTTCTAAAGTCGGGGTAGTTGTTGGATCAGTTCTCGGTAGTGTGTTTTTGGTTTCTGTTGCTGGTGGATTGCTATTTTGTTTCTTGAGAAGGAAGAGGCTTTACGGGAGTGTACAGCAGCCGAATACGATTGTGATCCATCCTAGTCATTCTGGCTCGGACAATGGTGTCAAAATAACAGTTGCTGGTCCTGGGTTGAATAGCAAGGCGATGAGCGGAGACCAAAGTCAAGGGAGTAGTGGCACGAGTGATGTTCATATAGTTGAGGCTAATAGCATGGTAATTTCGATTCAAGTGTTGAAGAACGTAACCAACAACTTCAGTGACGATAAGGTTCTTGGGAGAGGGGGTTTTGGAACAGTCTATAAAGGCGAGTTACCTGATGGAACCGATATTGCAGTCAAGAGGATGAACTCCGGAGTGTTGGGTGACAAAGGTTTGGCAGAATTTAAGTCCGAGATTTCTGTTCTTACTAAAGTTCGCCATCGACATTTGGTTGGACTTCTGGGGTTCTGTTTGGATGGTAACGAAAAGCTTCTTGTCTACGAGTATTTGCCGCAAGGCGCTTTGAGTAGGTATCTTTTCAATTGGAAGGAAGAAGAATTGAAACCCCTTGGATGGAAACAAAGGTTAACAATTGCATTAGATGTGGCCCGAGGAGTAGAATATTTACATGGTTTGGCACATCAAAGTTTCATTCATAGAGATCTTAAGCCGTCTAATATTCTTTTGGGAGATGATATGCGTGCAAAAGTTGCCGATTTTGGACTCGTTCGTCTTGCACCCGATGGTGGAAAAACCTCGATAGAAACCAGGCTTGCCGGGACTTTTGGTTATTTGGCTCCTGAATATGCAGGTATGATTGACCTTTTCATATGTTGATACTTTTCATATTCTTTATTCTATACAACCATATTACAATTTTtcatgttatgttttatatagaTTGCCCCATATAGTTggaattaaggctttggcattattgttgtcattgtttTACATTCTGATTGATGGTGGAAgcagtgaaacataattcgctagttaattCACCTTTTGGATTCGCGATTAAACCAACCATAATTTGGTTTTTTGGATTTGCGATATGCAAggcgattagcgaatcatgtgacaatgGGTGGAAGACCATAGGCTTTATATTCTAGTCGAACTCATAAAAGACTTCTAGTTTGTTTAATCATTAGTACATTAGTTCGATTGTTTAATCTATAACTTTTTATGTTTTCCCTAAACAGTGATGGGCCGTATAACAACCAAAGTCGATGTATTCAGTTTTGGGGTGATATTAATGGAGATCATCACAGGCAGAAAAGCTCTTGACGAGACCCAACCAGAAGACAGTGTTCACCTGGTTAGCTGGTTCCGAAGAGTGTCTATGAACAAAGACTCTTTTCGAAAGGCAATTGATCCGACCATTGACCTTGACGAAGAAACTCTTGCTAGTGTCAGCACGGTTACTCAACTTGCTGGTCACTGTTGTGCTCGAGAGCCCAACCAGAGGCCCGAAATGGGTCATGTAGTGAACGTCCTATCCTCCCTTGTCGATGTATGGAAGCCTTCAGAAGATGATTCCGAAGACTTGTTTGGACTTGACTATGATATGACCTTACCACAAGCTCTTAAGAAGTGGCAGGCTCTCGGCGATAGCAATATCGACAGTTCTTCATCATCTTTCCTTGGAAGTGGGGACAACACACAAACGAGCATTCCTACTAGGCCCTCAGGGTTCGCTGAATCGTTTACTTCAACAGACGGAAGGTAAAATAGTCGATACTCGAACTAGATTTCGTTATGGGTTATCAATCCCTAAAGCGCTGTTCTTGGAGATATGTGTTTCTTTCGATCAGCCTTGTTTATTCGCTCCTATGAATCGACTCGACTTGTTTCTTTCTTGTGTCCTTCCTTGCTTTGCTTCCTCTTCGCCTATGTACACGCTCGTCTCCAAGATCATGCGAGTGGCATGTCTGCCGGTGACTAGTTAATGTTGGTCGGATTATTGTCGATTGAGCTGTTTAAATACTCTCTTAGAAACCTCACTACAAGATGCAGGGGGTGTGAAACTCAGTTCTTCAAATTTCAGCATGTATAGAATTTGTTGATATTGGTTTTTGTTTGCATAATTCAAGTCATGAGTGTTGTTTAGTTTACATGGTGGACAAACATTTTTAATTTGCATTGCGACATGAAGCTTCTAACTTTTCTATTTGGTAAACAAAAAGTTAAGGTTCTTGttaaatttatgttattatcTATCATATTGAactttttctataaaaataaatgtCGTTGTCATTCTTGTAGacatgttttaaaattttgttcgaagtgaatttaataaaatatttaatcttTTTTCTACACATCGAAAAGCTGAAAGCACGGGATCACtggaaaaaaatatttgtctatCACATGAAAAATTGAAAACTCAAGATTATCAGATGAAATCTCTCTATTTTTTGTCGCGTTACAAATCAGACTGATGTTCTAAATTGTACTCCAttctcaataaaaaaaaataaaacaaatattgtCTTTAATAATGTGAATTTCGATAATAATGATGGTATAAGAAGGGACCAAGAAACACAGTAGGATTAAGAATATTTTTAGTATTGatgttttaattaaatatattggatatttttacatttaaaaattctcaaatgagaggGTGTTATAGTGACACCATCTTTGTTTGGCTGATTAATCGtaaatctattttttaaaaatgattactcataatcttaaaatgatcacttataattttaaaacgattatttaaaaaaatgaattaattatataGGTTTATCTCATATTAAGACGGTTTTctacaaaatttattattttgcatGATAAATAAATTAGTATACGTAGTACCACTCTTATTTGGTAACTTTGACGCATATAGATGTATTAGCATGTGACACTATGGATTTTTGTCTTGTGAGATTAATCAAATCCTTGATTGGTCAACTAATCGTGATTGTTATGTGGTAAAAGCTAGCAACCCCTcgttaattcaaataataatatattttggaaaaaattatTTGGAATAATCCAACTTATCTTTTATAATCTGTTAAATATCttatcttttgaaattttttaataatccaacttctccttttaatttgttgcaAACCGACTCTTTAAATAAATGACTTGCTATATTACGTTATCTCTCatctttttccttctttataataattcaatctagttttcattatctaccaataatcccacctttaaaattttgttaataatccaacatttactTATGGACACTTCAAGAAGCTAAATAAAATTGCTATTATTTCCCAAGCTTATGAAGttgatcattgcataaatagtaattgtctttacatacatatcccatcaactaggggtgttcaaaaatccGACCCGCTTGACCCGACTCGCCGACCCATTTGAACCAACACGTTGACCCACATCCTAAATGGCgggtcaatttttttaaaaaataatataatccaGGTCGGGTACCCAACCCGCCTTAACTGGTTTGGGTCATGGGCCACAAAATCCATTGAGTCGAGTACCCATCGACCTGttatattatctttatcaagttgaaatttacactttaatattttataatcaatataattataaaaaattaataatagtcgTAAGTTTTTCACTTACCTTCAAAGTAAAATACCCCTTTAAATCAAtggcaaagagaaattgagtattttgaaaattgtggttttttgataataattgaaaagaaagtgttaaagaaattaaaagagacttaacatgtatggattagatatgttggattattataaactagtggcaaagagaaattgagtatttagcATCGTgaagggtccattggcaacaaaatgaaaacaaaggttgaattattaaaaaaaattcaaaaggtgggattattggcaTGTAATAggaaataggttggattattttaaaGAAGGAGAAAATGAGAGGTAACCTGATATAGCAGGTCATTTTCTAAAGGGTTCATTGACAACAAACTGAAAGAacatgttggattattaaataaattttaaaaggtgggattattgacaagtaattgaaaatagattgaattattcacaacaaattttcttatattttaaaaggtaaattagaaaataaaataaactactGAATAAATTTATATGGGAGTAATATATTTTAATGTGTAATTTAGTGTGTTTTATTCTTAAGTAGCTCAAGTTCCATGCAAACTTACAAATCCctattatttatcttttatacTTAAATCAAATTGAACTAATTATTGAtggaaataaatatttattgatttgttgaatatttatttatgtaattatgTTCCCTTAGaagttttggtaaaaaaaaatatggttaTAATATGTGTCATTGAAAATAACTATCATCATgcaatcatatcatatcatccAAAAAAATCCAAGTCCAATAAGTTGCAATCGAGACTGTTTGGTGTTTGTTGAGTTAAAATAAAGGTAAAATCATCTTGTTTGTGATGTGCTTGCTATTCTTGATCGTCTTGAGTAATGTGTGCCTTGTaattatcttgttgaatgaaAATGACTTATTCTCTTTCGTCATTAGGCCATTTAACTTGAGTGCTGGAATAATTTGAGTAATTAACATTTGTCTTGTTGCTTCCTTGTTAACTGAGTTGATGGGTTTTGTACACCCTTTGGCCTATTTTTGGAAAGCCTTTAAGTAACCACTTGTTCtgtgaacaaaaaaatttcaatcttCCCATCGAATATACATTCACTCATACGGTTTCACCTTGGTCTTTCACATAACCCATGAACATAATCTTAGGTatacattttgatgattttccaCTTCTATATATGgcttaggtttttttttttttgtttgtttttttttacaagATATATTAATTGTGATTTTCTTGacaagtaaaaccatttttcatCTATATGAACAAAGTCATATAAGCATTTGTATTGTGGTTGTATAGTAATTGATTCATGTCGAAGTAACTAAGCACCCAATAAATTCTTACCATCTTCTTTTCTTCTGAAATTTCTGGATGCATTGCATTCGTATGTGGATTCAATTCTCCCCTTTTTATCATCTTCCAAATAGTGCAAGGTGCTAAGTCAAGTTTGCTTGTCAAATCTCTTATGCATGTTTTGTCACCCATTTGAATGTTTGCAATACTTTCATATGGAACCATAATTCTTTTTCTTCCACACTTGTGATAGTTGTAATCCATATCGTACATTTGACAAGTTGATTTTTGTTTCTCGGCTTTGTTCCATAAATGACCAATAGTCTTTCAAGAATACCTAATTTTTCAGCTGTCTTGTTGATTGAACCATGAGGTAGATTGCCTGCAACTGAAATGTTAAGTAAGTGAAGTAAAATCTGTTGTCGCTGATTGTTTAGCTTCGTTTATGATGATTTGGCTCATTTTCCATTGAAATGTGTTGATTTGGTTCATGTTCATTTGGCGATAATGGTGGGGGGTAATTGATGTCAAAAAGAGGCACCAAGTCACATTTACATCACTATTCAAATCGAAACCAATTAATGATTCGGAATCTAAAATGTGATCCATTGGATGATTGCCAAAACTGAAGCCAATTTTGTAAAAAGCTATTAGATAATTGTGAAAGCTACTGggtattttattgattttttactaCTGCTCAATTGAAAAGCTCTTGCTCATTTTTGTCAAAGTTGCTGccaatttttttaaagagaTGAAGAATATTGCACAattgtaaaagttactatgtcATTATATACATAGGATTAATTTagagttttaatttttaagtattcTAAAATAGGAATAATCATAATTCATGTGCTATTCACTTGATAGGATGATTTACACCTAAGAAACTAATATAATTGGCTGAATCAGATTAATTAGAATGAACAGTACTTTAGGTACTGTTCATTTcacttttcatttattttctttctcaagtgtaaaaataattcatatttctatatataatatcacaaatttttaaataaaacaatcTCATAGCAAAATCTTTTCTATTAGACaactcatatatatatttaatttattaaagtgattatttataattttgaaatttaattcGGAATATTCTTACCAATTTAAATGGTGAAAGACGAAACACTCT belongs to Amaranthus tricolor cultivar Red isolate AtriRed21 chromosome 17, ASM2621246v1, whole genome shotgun sequence and includes:
- the LOC130804576 gene encoding receptor protein kinase TMK1-like: MSIERPRVYTRGLVSMQMIILVLYVFYVTTSAQSASSDATAMQQIKQNFKLGPKTDWSNSDPCKWNGISCDSSSNRVTRIQLRNSGISGTLSSSIGNLTSLEVLELMGNAISGPLPSLKGLSSLQTLNLHDNKFSSIPDDFFDGLTSLQQVYLDNNPFSTWSIPEGLKDASSLKNFSANSANVGGKLPDIFSPDNFPGMTHLHLSFNNLSGGLPPSFSGLGLQSLWLNGQQDSSGSRSLNGTIEVLQNMTQLVQIWLNMNDLTGPIPDLSKLTSLVDLNLRDNSLTGPVPVSLTTLSMLKTVNLTNNNLQGPTPKFPDSVAVDMLPNLNSFCLPNPGVDCDSRVNTLISVMEPFGYPLQIAREWKGNDPCSSWLGITCSNKNITTINLQSRGLSGTLSPKFAALTSVQTLILSHNKITGSIPEELTKMPNLKTLDVSFNNLYGNVPDFSHTRVNANGNVDIGKDRPSTSRGGRSGAPGAPGTTNGKGSKVGVVVGSVLGSVFLVSVAGGLLFCFLRRKRLYGSVQQPNTIVIHPSHSGSDNGVKITVAGPGLNSKAMSGDQSQGSSGTSDVHIVEANSMVISIQVLKNVTNNFSDDKVLGRGGFGTVYKGELPDGTDIAVKRMNSGVLGDKGLAEFKSEISVLTKVRHRHLVGLLGFCLDGNEKLLVYEYLPQGALSRYLFNWKEEELKPLGWKQRLTIALDVARGVEYLHGLAHQSFIHRDLKPSNILLGDDMRAKVADFGLVRLAPDGGKTSIETRLAGTFGYLAPEYAVMGRITTKVDVFSFGVILMEIITGRKALDETQPEDSVHLVSWFRRVSMNKDSFRKAIDPTIDLDEETLASVSTVTQLAGHCCAREPNQRPEMGHVVNVLSSLVDVWKPSEDDSEDLFGLDYDMTLPQALKKWQALGDSNIDSSSSSFLGSGDNTQTSIPTRPSGFAESFTSTDGR